One segment of Panicum virgatum strain AP13 chromosome 1K, P.virgatum_v5, whole genome shotgun sequence DNA contains the following:
- the LOC120640781 gene encoding aspartyl protease APCB1-like produces the protein MAPPPPPPPPPPAGEHQPQLHGVVIITLPPPDQPSKGKTITAFTYSDGPGAPPPPQEPAMGYPVAPGGRRRSRRALSPRRVAAMALVLGALAVAAYYCFYSDVAVQFLGMEQEEAHKERNETRSFLLKLYPKARQGRALREFGDVKLASKRVDDGGRKGANKMEVGKAGTNSTALLPIKGNVFPDGQYYTSIFVGNPPRPYFLDVDTGSDLTWIQCDAPCTNCAKGPHPLYKPTKEKIVPPRDSLCQELQGEQNYCETCKQCDYEIEYADQSSSMGVLARDDMHLVATNGGREKLDFVFGCAYDQQGQLLSSPAKTDGILGLSSAAISLPSQLASHGIISNIFGHCITREQGGGGYMFLGDDYAPRWGMTWTSIRSGPDNLYHTEATNVKYGDQQLSVREKAGNSVQVIFDSGSSYTYLPNEIYENLIAAIKYSSPGFVQDNSDRTLPLCWKADFPVRYLEDVKQFFKPLSLHFGKKWLFMSKTFTISPEDFLIISDKGNVCLGLLNGTEINHGSTIIVGDVSLRGKLVVYDNERRQIGWANSDCTKPQTQKGFPFFL, from the exons atggcgcctcccccgcccccgcccccgcctcccCCCGCGGGGGAGCACCAGCCGCAGCTCCACGGGGTGGTCATCATCACGCTCCCGCCCCCGGACCAGCCCTCCAAGGGCAAGACCATCACGGCCTTCACCTACAGCGACggccccggcgcgccgcccccgccgcaggAGCCGGCGATGGGGTACCCGGTGGCGCCGGGgggcaggaggcggtccaggcGGGCGCTCTCGCCCCGGCGGGTCGCCGCGATGGCGCTCGTGCTCGGCGCGCTCGCGGTGGCGGCCTACTACTGCTTCTACTCGGACGTGGCCGTGCAGTTCCTGGGcatggagcaggaggaggcgcacAAGGAGCGGAACGAGACCAGGTCCTTCCTGCTCAAGCTCTACCCCAAGGCGCGCCAGGGCCGCGCGCTGCGGGAGTTCGGGGACGTCAAGCTCGCCTCCAAGAGGGTCGACGACGGCGGGAGGAAGGGGGCGAACAAGATGGAGGTCGGGAAGGCGGGGACCAACTCCACGGCTTTGCTCCCGATCAAGGGCAATGTCTTCCCCGATGG CCAGTATTATACATCTATCTTTGTCGGCAATCCGCCAAGACCGTACTTTCTTGATGTTGACACTGGAAGTGACTTGACATGGATCCAGTGTGATGCACCATGTACAAACTGCGCAAAA GGACCTCATCCTTTATACAagccaacaaaagaaaagatagtcCCTCCCAGGGATTCGTTATGCCAAGAGTTGCAAGGAGAGCAGAACTACTGTGAGACCTGCAAGCAATGTGACTATGAAATTGAATATGCAGACCAAAGCTCTTCAATGGGTGTCCTTGCAAGGGATGATATGCATCTGGTCGCAACCAATGGTGGAAGGGAAAAGCTCGATTTTGTCTTTGG GTGTGCATATGATCAGCAAGGCCAGCTACTGTCTTCACCAGCGAAGACTGATGGGATCCTTGGACTTAGCAGCGCAGCGATAAGCCTTCCCAGTCAGCTAGCTAGCCATGGGATTATTTCCAACATTTTTGGTCATTGTATCACTAGAGAGCAAGGTGGTGGAGGTTATATGTTTCTGGGTGATGATTATGCACCTAGATGGGGAATGACATGGACTTCTATTCGAAGTGGCCCAGA TAACTTATATCACACAGAGGCCACCAATGTAAAATATGGAGATCAGCAGCTCAGTGTGCGTGAGAAGGCAGGAAACTCAGTTCAAGTGATTTTTGACAGTGGTAGCTCGTACACATACCTCCCAAATGAAATATATGAAAATCTCATTGCAGCT ATCAAATATTCCTCCCCGGGTTTTGTCCAAGATAACTCGGATCGGACATTGCCCTTATGCTGGAAAGCTGATTTTCCTGTGAG GTATCTGGAAGATGTCAAGCAGTTCTTCAAGCCCTTGAGCCTTCATTTTGGGAAAAAATGGCTTTTCATGTCTAAAACATTCACTATTTCTCCCGAGGATTTCTTGATCATCAGT GATAAAGGAAATGTCTGTTTGGGGCTTCTCAATGGAACAGAAATCAATCACGGTTCAACTATAATAGTCGGAG ATGTTTCACTGCGTGGGAAGTTAGTTGTGTATGACAATGAACGGAGGCAGATTGGCTGGGCAAATTCAGACTGCACCAAGCCACAAACACAAAAGGGCTTTCCCTTCTTCCTCTGA
- the LOC120640799 gene encoding organelle RRM domain-containing protein 1, chloroplastic-like produces MDAVLPPLLIGGVLSVSVSTATKSASRGISAPRRSPPALRSIARHRGRHRFTLLAAASESPSTPLAAALSESRSRSPSRWVVVMDSPPAAAGGSVVSRADAVDYYASTLAGVVGSEKEAQMRIYEASWEGSYEFRCEIDEEASKELAKMPGVLSVRPDMDHKLEMDNDGFSLSAANLVSISDDASKSSSGKNEFWLVRMEKPGVEVVTKAQMVDHYTQILMKVLGNEQDAQVSIYHISWERDYGFCCHIDEECAKELADVPGVLSVQPDTNFGSDNKNYKGIDGFKSSEGTGAADIKTKRLFVTGLSFYTSEKTLRAAFEPFGELVEVKIIMDKISKRSKGYAFIEYTTEEAGGAALKGMNGQIINGWMIVVDVAKTRSRDHQSGRPNQTFRPPYRTR; encoded by the exons ATGGACGCCGTCCTACCTCCCCTCCTCATCGGTGGCGTACtctccgtctccgtctccaCCGCCACCAAATCCGCCAGCCGAGGCATTTCAGCACCCCGCCGTTCGCCCCCCGCCCTCCGTTCAATCGCTCGCCACCGGGGCCGGCACCGTTTCACCCTCCTCGCCGCTGCTTCAGAGTCGCCTTCCACCCCGCTGGCCGCCGCTTTGTCCGAGAGCCGCTCGCGGTCTCCCTCAAGGTGGGTAGTGGTGATGGATAGCCCcccggcggccgcgggaggCAGCGTGGTCTCCCGCGCGGACGCTGTGGATTATTACGCCTCCACGCTGGCCGGGGTTGTGGGGAG TGAGAAGGAGGCGCAGATGCGCATATACGAGGCTTCATGGGAGGGGAGCTACGAGTTCCGCTGCGAGATCGACGAGGAAGCGTCAAAGGAGCTTGCAA AGATGCCTGGAGTATTATCTGTTCGTCCAGATATGGATCATAAATTGGAGATGGATAATGATGGTTTTAGTCTCTCGGCAGCTAACCTTGTAAGCATCAGCGATGATGCTTCTAAATCTTCAAGTGGGAAAAATGAGTTTTGGCTTGTTCGAATGGAGAAGCCTGGAGTCGAAGTCGTGACAAAGGCACAAATGGTGGACCACTATACCCAAATCCTTATGAAAGTATTGGGGAA CGAACAGGATGCCCAGGTTAGCATATATCACATTTCATGGGAAAGGGATTATGGTTTCTGCTGTCACATTGATGAAGAATGTGCAAAGGAGTTGGCTG ATGTTCCTGGAGTGTTATCTGTTCAACCAGATACAAACTTTGGATCAGAcaacaaaaattacaaag GTATAGATGGCTTCAAATCATCTGAAGGGACTGGAGCAGCCGATATCAAAACTAAAAGGCTCTTTGTTACAG GCCTTTCATTTTATACATCTGAGAAAACATTGCGGGCAGCCTTTGAGCCTTTTGGTGAGCTGGTAGAAG TAAAGATAATAATGGACAAGATATCTAAAAGATCTAAAGGGTATGCCTTCATAGAATATACTACTGAGGAGGCTGGAGGTGCTGCTTTGAAAGGAATGAATGGACAG ATAATAAACGGCTGGATGATAGTTGTTGATGTTGCTAAAACCAGATCAAGAGACCATCAATCCGGTCGACCTAATCAAACATTTCGACCACCCTATCGTACGAGATGA
- the LOC120640809 gene encoding sufE-like protein 1, chloroplastic/mitochondrial, translating to MASAASTAAAGAGAPLRLLSSSSARISRPLLSRPHCLTVCSPISFQRLTARSAASPSPSPSTTSSFPSGSGSVDPSQLPPALRDIVGLFQSVPDARTRYKQLLAYAARLPPMDPALKTDSNRVRGCVSQVWVHAEPEEGGGGGLSVRFHADSDAQLTKGLAALLVLGLSGAPAADVAKVPVEFIELLGIRQSLSPSRNSGLLNMLNLMKRKALEIAGDAGGDSTTSQQSVQEVAEPRADGMENKGSKFAAFVVQEDEKSGAGMPSQEEQLEEVPDNFVEGNGSSFGSGRKERIRESLERALSPMELEIEDISHLHKGHAGVAGSNGETHFNVRVVSKEFEGKSLLKRHRAVYDLLQDELKTGLHALSIDAKTPSEV from the coding sequence atggcctccgccgccagcaccgccgccgccggggccggggccccgctgcgcctcctctcctcctcctccgcacgTATCTCCAGGCCCCTCCTTTCCCGCCCCCACTGCCTCACAGTCTGCTCCCCCATCTCCTTCCAGCGCCTCACGGCCCGGTCCGCCGcctccccgtccccgtccccctCCACCACTTCCTCCTTCCcatccggctccggctccgtcgACCCGTCGCAGCTACCCCCAGCGCTCCGCGACATCGTCGGCCTCTTCCAGTCCGTCCCCGACGCGCGCACCCGGTACAAGCAGCTCCTCGCCTACGCCGCGCGTCTGCCGCCGATGGACCCGGCGCTCAAGACCGACTCCAACCGCGTCCGGGGTTGCGTTTCCCAGGTCTGGGTCCACGCCGAgccggaggagggcggcggcggcggcctcagcGTCAGGTTCCACGCCGACTCCGACGCCCAGCTCACCAAGGGCCTGGCCGCACTGCTCGTGCTCGGGCTTTCCGGTGCGCCCGCGGCGGATGTGGCTAAGGTGCCCGTGGAGTTCATTGAGCTGCTGGGGATAAGGCAGAGCCTCTCGCCCTCCAGGAACAGTGGCCTGCTCAACATGCTCAACCTCATGAAGCGCAAGGCCCTCGAGATCGCCGGAGACGCCGGTGGTGATTCGACGACGAGCCAACAATCAGTCCAGGAGGTTGCTGAACCACGTGCCGATGGCATGGAGAACAAAGGGTCCAAATTTGCAGCATTTGTTGTGCAAGAGGATGAGAAATCGGGGGCAGGTATGCCTAGTCAGGAGGAACAATTGGAGGAAGTGCCAGATAATTTTGTTGAAGGGAATGGTTCTTCTTTCGGAAGTGGGAGGAAAGAGAGGATAAGGGAGAGTCTGGAGCGCGCACTTTCGCCCATGGAGTTGGAGATTGAGGACATATCGCACCTCCACAAGGGCCATGCTGGGGTGGCAGGGAGCAATGGGGAGACGCATTTCAATGTGAGGGTGGTGTCGAAGGAATTTGAGGGGAAGAGCTTGCTCAAGAGGCACAGGGCTGTGTATGATCTTCTGCAGGATGAGCTTAAGACTGGGTTGCACGCACTGTCAATCGATGCGAAGACTCCATCTGAAGTTTAG